The Candidatus Bathyarchaeia archaeon genome has a window encoding:
- a CDS encoding carboxypeptidase-like regulatory domain-containing protein, with amino-acid sequence MKRRSLPVQFALLALLALMASPTSIPAIAAPEPDPPGDWVALNPGSSCGRLGDPLGKVVKSYADSAVFAGCAGDLEFTVHFDVPRDGVRIYVPDSFSGWTELLPSGNWSTANVWTSLTEDYRFLTVDRAGPRDPVAPGWWRITVWNRTAQGYPAGDHVVRIFNVRAPWVLGRYHFKVYVLPNPSGPRPIQEGLFRSIGWERFPTLVVKGAVNPAHISGTLRVAGLSEGHGAPVGVSGKVLAIRMGPGGWNFSAQAFSRDGEYLLCGLPAGTWRLIASASGFLQSERIVEVAEGQSLDGIDIGLQPAPTISGIVRSKWIGPGGSALVSWGMVKYGIDASWSNRTINIELLSPSGEIISGSKYPFPELDPNSSEYRFLIKGASLTGHVPSDEADYVAGIEPGEYRLRAFVNGYIQTRDFPVVVSHPGEVFTEMDLYRGPRISVRVLFQSQPSLLKASPVEYDRTLLVEAFGADGALRAWNLTIVPAGAEEAEIELTGLWSAPWPRSLYYWAGLRDYGLEPGIYAIKAWSVGYYHPALDRISVLSGPSPSKISLKVYKGGSISVTASSNRAQAPLIQIPWAYPGRAIRFDFYLDGEWAGWASAEQTVGSQSATVRFEGNFAWGRDGSDLAYFKGERDSGIRAGVCTVLVSTLGYHQPKAASAQVGIGSASDISIPLVISPRLGLAIHFRREGLVSPIDGDYPIRVEVFSAGRLVGANFGIVPAGSTSHWIEIRGLEGYAGASGANRWVNYWVTTDGQLVRDGGLPPSLPLEVVVYVPSYQLGLLRTPGSSWDFFLETSLEKLGRIWGSMSCFDRWGVLKPLAWGLVEASGPAEVKAPSMDGGTFSIWLPPGSYSIQFSAPPHLQTIPPQTLQLIVSPAADSPLGIELASTGAPIPEFASRGVSSMLVLLPFALAFANFARRFNSKRS; translated from the coding sequence TTGAAGCGCCGGTCTCTCCCGGTCCAGTTCGCGCTCTTGGCCCTTTTGGCCCTAATGGCCTCGCCGACATCGATCCCCGCCATCGCCGCCCCAGAGCCGGATCCGCCGGGCGATTGGGTCGCCCTGAACCCCGGATCCTCATGCGGAAGGCTTGGTGATCCGCTCGGGAAAGTGGTCAAATCCTACGCGGATTCAGCGGTCTTCGCGGGGTGCGCCGGGGATTTGGAGTTCACAGTGCATTTCGATGTCCCGAGGGATGGCGTGAGGATATATGTCCCGGATTCCTTCTCGGGCTGGACCGAGCTCCTACCAAGCGGGAATTGGAGCACCGCAAACGTTTGGACCTCCTTAACGGAAGATTATAGATTCCTGACTGTCGATAGGGCGGGCCCTAGGGATCCCGTGGCCCCCGGTTGGTGGAGGATAACCGTATGGAATCGAACGGCCCAAGGTTATCCGGCTGGGGATCACGTGGTGAGGATATTCAACGTCAGGGCGCCTTGGGTCCTCGGGCGCTATCATTTCAAGGTTTACGTCCTGCCCAATCCAAGCGGTCCAAGGCCGATCCAAGAGGGGCTGTTTCGATCGATCGGTTGGGAGAGGTTCCCGACACTCGTGGTCAAGGGAGCCGTGAACCCAGCCCATATAAGCGGAACGCTTAGGGTCGCCGGCCTCTCCGAGGGGCATGGGGCCCCGGTGGGCGTGAGCGGCAAGGTATTGGCGATCCGAATGGGCCCGGGGGGATGGAATTTCTCAGCCCAAGCCTTCTCCCGCGACGGCGAATACCTCCTCTGCGGGCTCCCGGCCGGGACTTGGCGATTGATAGCCAGCGCCTCCGGCTTTTTGCAATCGGAGAGGATTGTGGAGGTCGCCGAGGGCCAATCCCTCGATGGCATAGATATAGGCCTTCAACCCGCGCCAACGATCTCCGGGATCGTTCGCTCGAAATGGATTGGCCCCGGCGGCTCGGCCCTTGTCTCTTGGGGTATGGTGAAATACGGGATAGATGCCTCTTGGAGCAATAGGACGATCAACATAGAGCTTTTGAGCCCGAGCGGAGAGATCATCTCCGGCTCCAAATATCCGTTCCCGGAGCTTGATCCAAATTCGTCGGAATATAGGTTCTTGATCAAGGGCGCTTCGCTAACGGGCCACGTGCCGTCCGACGAGGCGGATTACGTGGCCGGCATAGAGCCGGGGGAATATAGGCTCCGGGCCTTCGTCAACGGTTATATACAAACCCGGGATTTCCCGGTGGTCGTTTCGCACCCCGGGGAAGTTTTCACCGAGATGGACCTCTACAGGGGCCCGAGGATCTCGGTCAGGGTCCTATTCCAATCCCAGCCAAGCCTCCTGAAGGCCTCCCCAGTCGAATACGATAGGACCTTGTTGGTGGAGGCCTTCGGGGCCGATGGGGCCCTCAGGGCTTGGAACCTGACCATCGTTCCCGCGGGCGCGGAGGAGGCGGAGATCGAGCTCACGGGGCTTTGGTCCGCCCCTTGGCCGAGGTCCCTCTATTATTGGGCCGGGTTGAGGGATTATGGACTTGAGCCGGGGATATACGCGATCAAGGCTTGGTCCGTGGGCTATTATCATCCGGCCTTGGATAGGATCAGCGTGCTCAGCGGCCCCTCCCCCTCGAAGATCAGCCTGAAGGTTTACAAGGGAGGTTCGATCTCCGTCACGGCTTCATCGAATAGGGCCCAAGCCCCCTTGATTCAAATCCCTTGGGCATACCCCGGGAGGGCAATAAGATTCGATTTCTACCTCGATGGGGAGTGGGCCGGATGGGCCTCGGCCGAGCAAACGGTCGGATCCCAATCGGCCACCGTTCGATTCGAGGGGAACTTCGCTTGGGGGAGGGATGGCTCCGACCTAGCCTACTTCAAGGGCGAGCGGGATTCCGGGATCCGAGCGGGCGTTTGCACAGTGCTCGTGAGTACATTGGGTTATCATCAGCCCAAGGCGGCATCCGCGCAAGTGGGCATTGGTTCGGCATCGGATATCTCCATCCCGCTCGTCATTTCCCCGAGATTGGGCCTTGCGATCCACTTCAGGAGGGAGGGATTGGTCTCGCCAATCGATGGGGATTATCCCATCAGAGTGGAGGTCTTCTCCGCGGGCCGGCTCGTGGGCGCCAATTTTGGAATCGTACCGGCCGGTTCGACCTCCCATTGGATCGAGATCCGCGGCCTCGAGGGCTATGCGGGAGCATCCGGAGCCAATCGATGGGTCAATTATTGGGTGACAACGGATGGCCAGCTCGTAAGGGACGGAGGACTGCCCCCAAGCCTCCCCTTGGAGGTGGTCGTTTACGTACCATCCTACCAGCTGGGCCTCTTGCGAACGCCCGGATCCTCTTGGGATTTCTTCTTGGAAACATCCCTAGAAAAGCTCGGGAGGATCTGGGGATCGATGAGCTGCTTCGATCGATGGGGGGTCCTGAAGCCCTTGGCTTGGGGCTTGGTTGAGGCCTCAGGGCCGGCCGAGGTCAAGGCGCCGAGCATGGATGGGGGCACCTTCTCCATATGGCTCCCACCCGGCTCCTACTCAATCCAGTTCTCAGCACCTCCTCATTTGCAAACGATTCCGCCCCAAACCCTCCAGCTCATCGTTTCCCCGGCGGCTGATTCGCCGCTTGGAATTGAGTTGGCTTCCACGGGCGCGCCGATTCCGGAGTTCG